CGCTTCCACCGCCTGTGTAAATTGCAGGGGCACCAGCATAAATCCTGTACGCAGCGCGGGGAATAAAGTTTTGCTAAATGTCCCTAGATAAATCACGGGTGAGTTAGGCACTAAGCCTTGCATGGCCGGTAGGGGTGGGCCATCGCGGCGAAATTCGCTGTCGTAATCGTCTTCAATAATCAAGGCACCCACCGCTTGTGCTTGGCGGATTAGCATCAGCCGGCGTTCTAAACTTAACACGCTGCCCAGCGGATATTGATGCGATGGGGTGACATAAATCAGCCGTGGCGGATGGTTTTGCCAGTCTTTTGGGCTAGGGTTAATGCCATTTTGATCGACGGCAATGCCACGCAGTAAAAGCTGGGCGGTACTAAAGGCATTGGTGGCCCCTGTATAGCCGGGGTTTTCTATCCAGGCTAAATCGCCGGCATCGGCAAAAAGCCTGGCGCATAAGTCCAAACTATTTTGCGTGCCATCAGTAATAAAAACTTGGCTGGCATCACAGACCACTCCTCTTGCTGCGCGTAAGTGCCCCGCAATGGCTTCGCGCAAAGCAGGCTCGCCCGCTGCATGGCCATAAGCCAGTTGTTCTGGCTTGATATTGCGCCAGCTGCGGGCAATAAGTCGTTGCCAGCGGGCGTGGGGGAAATCCGCTAAAGAAGGCACGCCCGGCGTAAAGGCGGCCAAGGTATCTGGATCGATAAATGGGGTTTTAAACGCTCGGCCCCGCTGGGATAAGCCTTGCTGTGGTATCTCTGCCTTGCTAGTGGGGAGGCTTAAGCTAAGCGGGGCAACCAGTGTGCCACGCTGATCCGCACAAACTAAGCCCTCGCTAGCCAGCTGCTCGTAAGCGTAAATCACTGAATTGCGGGCAATACCCAGCTCGGCAGAAAGCTGGCGTGTAGCCGGTAAGCGGGTTGCTGCGAGTAACTGCTGGCTTAAAATCGCCGTTCTGAGTGCTTCATAAAGCATACGTTGGCGTGAGTAGTTGGCCGCAAGGTGTTGGCGCTGATACTGGGCAAGGATAAGTGCATAATCCATTCTAATGTGTTGTGGTTCTAAAAAAATGATAATAGATGGATCTTATGTGAGAGCCACTACTTTGGCTATGCTGCATGCATCTAAATTGAATCACACAAAGAGAATAATAATGAACGCAGCCCCAAGTAGCCGTACCCGCATTCGCCGTATCCCTGAGCTGGCCGTGTATGAGCGTGAGGTTTTGCATGGTATTTTAGATGCGGGCTATCTGTGCCACCTTGCGTTTCAAGATGAAAACGGCTCGCATTGCATTCCTATGGCGTATTGGCGTATCAATGATGCGCTGTATATTCATGGCTCTAATGGCAGCCGCTTAATGAAGCATTTGTCTAGCGGAGCAGAGGTCAGTATTGCTATCAGCCATCTTGATGGCTTGGTACTGGCCCGCTCGGCGTTTAATCATTCGATGAATTACCGCTCGGTGGTGATTTACGGCAAGTTTGTGACGGTGATTGAAGCGGAGCAAAAAATGGCAGCGCTGGATGCCTTTATGGATAAGCTGGCCCCTGGGCGTAAGAACGAAGTGCGCAGCGGCAGTAAGCAAGAATTGGGCGCAACCATTGTGCTGAAAATCACCCTTGATGAGGCCGCCGCCAAGGTGCGCAGCGGTGGTGCGGAGGACGATACTAAGGATATGCATATCGAGGTATGGGCGGGCGTTTTGCCATTTCAAACCTTGCAAGCTAAACCCGTGCCTAATGAGGATTGCAAAGTGGATGCGCCTCTTTATGTGGCCTGCTGGCAAGGGGGGAAACAAGGCCAGTCTTAATTGCCAAAATATTGCAGGAGCTGCTTACTGCTCCTGTTCAAAATATGGCGTAGGTAAACAGCGCTCTTGCTGCGGGTTATGTGGATGCTTTTGCCAGCGTTGGGGTGGTGTGTTTGGCTGCGTTATTGATACTCAATCGCCCAACTTCAGAATTACCCCCCCCTCTGCTCGAAGTCATAAGTAAGGGCCCTGATCAGATTGCAGGCTCGGCAGTTATTGAATTAAAACCATTGTATCAGCCCATACTCCCAGAAATTAAGCCGCGCAAGCTGAATCACTGCGGCTTGCATCCGCCATTCCCGCCGCAGATGAGGTAAAGAAAGTGACTGATGCCATTACTGATCTATTAAAAAATGATATGCAGCAGCTATGGCAACGCTGGTATGAGTAGTACCCTGATTAGAGCTTGCCAGAGGAGATAAAGCAGAAACTATAGCGGCCCAAAAGCCGCTAATGATAGGGGGAGTAAGGAGGAAGTTGTGCTTTAGTGGGCTGCATAGCCTAGCTGATTCATCTGTAGTGGCAATGTCATAAATATTTATTCAAAATAGAAACTTGCTTGCTGAGCAGCACTCTTACTCTGATTAATCCTGTGGATGATCGAAGTGATGCCCGTTCAAATCAAGCAAAAAATAATGACACCACTCCTTGTTAGTTTACTGCTTGCACTGAGTGGTTGTGATCAAGCCAGCCAAATAGCTCAACAGGCCGCTTCATCGGCTGCGGGCATAGTCAGTGCTGAAATCAAAAAACAAAGCGATGGGGCATTAGAGCAGATAGCGGGTCAAGCCAATGACGTGTTGCAACCTTTGGGTATAGATGCTAATCAGCTTGCCAGCTCCGTTAAAGCCAAAGGGGTTTTACTGGCGCAAAAAGCATTAAATAGCGATAGCAGTTGGCAGCAGCTAGAACAATATCAAGGCCAACTTCCTCAAAATATTGGGCTGTTTACTGCGGTAAGCCCAATTAGCGCAGAGCTAAAGAATATACTTAATAGCGAGCATCCAGCCTTTGTATCCCTGATGAGCTCGGCAAGTGCTCTACAATATGATGGTGTCTTATATGTGCTGGGCAAAGCCCCTACGGATGCAAAAATTGGCACGGCTTGGCTGATGGTAGATACCAAAAATCGCACGCTGGAAGCTGGGCTGATCCGTAATGAAATAGCACAAATATTTAGCAGCAAGGGAGAACCCCCGTTGCGCCCAACTGCTGTGCAAAAATTTATTCAACAATACGCAGCGGGTTAATAACTAAGCCTATAGCAAACGTAAATCGCTCAGTTAGGGGGGAAACTGAGCGTTGCGTGTTGTGATCACTAAACACATTTTCTTCTCAAATCCTGAATCTCTTTTACTGTCCCTTGCGCTGCGCTACCATAAGGTGAACGATCGTTCTATTTTATGGGCTAGGCATGCATACTTACACAAACCTTCAATTACAACGCCTAGCCTTAGCGCAGCAAGGCTTGCTTGGTGCGGCCTATTTTGGAGGGGGTATTACAGGCACGTTGGCGGCGATTGAGCATCTGGGCTATGTGCAGATCGATACTATTGCTAGGGTTGAGCGCGCACACCATCATGTGCTGTGGTCTAGAGTGCCCGATTATCGCTCGCCATACTTAAACCAGCTGCTTGCCGAGCGGCAAATCTTTGAATACTGGTTTCATGCTGCGTCCTATCTGCCCATGCGTGATTATCGCTTTACGCAGCGCCGCATGGCCGCCGCCAGAGATAGCGCGCAGTCTTGGCATAGTGAAATCAGCCCCGCGCTGATGCAGGATATTTTGCAAAAAGTGCGTGATGAAGGCCCGCTGCGGGTCCGTGATCTAGAAGGCCATAAAACCAAGGGCGGCACATGGTGGAACTGGGGCCCTGGTAAACGCGCACTAGAAAAGCTGTTTTTTCAGGGCGATTTAATGGTGAGCCAGCGTATCGGCATGGAGAAAGTCTATGATTTGAAGGAGCGTATCCTGCCGCCAGATCTGGATACCCGAGCGCCAGATTTAGCCGATTACGCCACCTATTTGCTGCGTAGTAATCTGCGTGCGCACGGCCTAATCACGTTTGAGCAGCTTAGCCATTTACATAACGATAAAGCCCTTAAAAGCAGCCTGCGCGAACTACTGGCCGCACAAATCGCCAGCGGTGAAATCAGCGCGCTTACAGATTGCGGCATCCCCAATGCCTACAAAGCAACGGCCGCACTGGCCATTTCCCCGATTGCTAGTCCCACCGTGCACCTGCTCTCCCCCTTTGATAATGCCGTGATTCACCGTAAACGCTTGCAACAATTATTTGGCTTTGATTACAAACTGGAGTGTTATGTGCCCGCCGCTAAACGCCAGTACGGCTACTTCTGCCTACCGGTTTTATTTGGAGAGCGCTTTATTGGCCGCATCGATTGCAAAGCCCACAGACAAGCAAAACGCTTAGAAGTGATGCGCTTTCATCTAGAGGGTGAGATGCCGGATAGCGATACCTTTGCTGCACCTTTTAGGGCAAAATTGCAGCAGTTTGCTGAGTTTAATGGTTGTGAAGCCGTGGTGTTTCAGGAGGAATGCACGTCGGATTGGCTGGAAGGATGCGGGTAAGTCATCAATTTATTTTATAAGCTTTATCAATGGCCCATAAATGAAAGAGGATTCACGTTCAGCATTATTTAGTTGAGTTCGATGCAATAATTTCGTCATTTTGCAGTATTTGGCAAAGCAGCGTTGTTGCATAAATTGGTCAAATTTTGTTGCTGTTTAGAACAGTAGCATGAGCAAATCCAAATCGAAAAAGTGTAAACCCACAAACTGGAAAACCGATCACGTAGCACTTAAATCGTGTGGTTCACTGTCTTGTCTGTTTTGTTTGATATAAATGTGCAATGAATACCTAGCCAATAGATAAGCCGATTTTAGAGACGCGGCTATTCAGTTCTGCTTAATCGATCTGCCAATGGCAAAGACACCTTATTGCCATTATTTCGGTGTGTAAAAGTAGCGGCAGTCGATAGTACGGGTATCAAGGGTATTGATGCTAAAACCCTTGAAATACTTGCAAATGAAGTAACGAGCAATACTGTGGCTGTAGTGCACCAACGCATCCCAGCGTTTGCTGCTGTAATGCAGCTCTTTTGCTAGACCGCTATGGGGCGCTGTGGTGAGTCATATCTGATCCAGCCACGTTTTGAAGTCGTTCAGTAAGGGCTTGGCTTCGAGCAAACGACGTCTCGCCCGCTCGGCAATGCGAGCCTCCAGATGGAGATCCAGCGCATTGACCTCGCCTTCCAGCGCATACAGAGCCACGATGCGGCGCAGCGCTTAGGCGGCAATCGGGCTTTGGTTCGATTCATACAGTTCATAGGATTTGCGCCGTGCATGTGCCCGCCCAGCAGCCGAGTTCGGTCACGCCCGTGCTAAACAGCGCTTTATCGCCTGCAAATCTCCCGTAAATCCTCCTGCCTGATAAAAACCTCAGCATGACGAAAAAAGAAAAGGGCGTTATATGGGAGGGCTGGGTGCTTACTGCTGGTGCATTATCTCTGATGGTTCAATTCGTGCAGGAGCTTCCTTGGGATTGAGCAAGAAAGTTGGAAGCAAATGGCTGTAGGCGCTGAATAAAAACAACCATATGTACTTGAAGCCTTGTTATTTAATGGTTTTTTTGGCATTAAGTCATATTTATTGAACGCCTCCTTTGCATACTCATCAGAGTTGGTATGTAGATTTAATCTGCTACGGATTTTGTATGCCTTGGTGCCTTGCTTTCGGGTTTTTTGTGTTAATCATGAATTCAGCAGATCAAGTGAATAGGTTAAGTGCAAATGCATTCCTGTAAAGGAAGGCTTTTGATTGCTGTATGTGTAATGCACCGATAGTGAGTAATAACAAGGAGGGATGATTGTGTAAGCCCTTGTCTGTCTTATGGTAAACAATGCGCACACCGTAACTATCAATTTTGTATTTAATTTCTGACCGATACTTCGTTATTTACCAACGCTCTTTTTGAAGGGCGTTTTGTAATATGGTGACAAAGCGGAGTTAAAAAAATTGTATAAAGGAACTGAAATATTATGGCTATTTCTTATCCAGCATCAGCAGCCAGTGCCTTAATTGTTTTGCTGACCGCCTGTGGGGGCGGATTGAGTGTTGATTTTAATCCGCCACCTCCTATTGTTTTGGAGCCTTGGACTGGCCCTTCTAGCTATATGGCGTATAAGCCAGAAACGCTTGATGCAGCGAGCCTTGTTGTTGTGGCAGGCGCTGATGGCGCAGTGATTCTTGATGGAAAAAAACGTAATTTTCAAGCAAAGCAAACAGGCTTGCGTTTTAATTTTACTGCGGGTAGCCCTTGGAATCATGATGGTTTGAGTTTTATAGGTGGTTCAGAGCAATTAAACGATAGCCAAATTGATTATTTGATTTATTCTGATAAGAAATCTCGTGCTGATATTGGCAATGGCTCATCTAAAAATGCAAATCCTGCAATGGATTTCATTTCTCTTTGCGCGCCAGATCAGCAGCATTTATTAATTAATGCAGCGGCAATCCAATTGAATGATATGAATAGTTTTTTAAATAAAACATTATCTAGTAAGCGTCATGATAAGGGTACTTGTTTAGACGATGGGCGTAGAAAAACTTTGATGTTTGATGCAGTTGGCGGTGCCAAAGAAATCATTACAGGTGAGCCAGCTATCGCTATTTCTGCGGATGACTTCAAACGGTTGCTTGCAGGGATGAGTTTAGCTACACAAGATAATCAGGGCAGTCGGACGATGCGTTTTTATAAATTCAAAGACGCAAATGGCGAGCGATTAGGTATTCAAGAGTTTGTGCGCTACCCTGCGGATAACAACAAAAACTATATACGCATCTGGTATTAACTTGATTAGTCGCTGCTTAAAAGCCTGCTTTTTCTGAAAAAATGGCGGGGCGATCAGGGCTCAATAAATGTAAGTTATTATGATTACCCTTTTGTTAGGTGTTTATGCACTTAGCAAAAGGGTAATAAATTGTTTGTCATTGAGTTTTTTTGCATAAAGGTTGATGGAATTTACCATTTTGCCTAAAAAT
This genomic interval from Iodobacter fluviatilis contains the following:
- a CDS encoding winged helix-turn-helix domain-containing protein — protein: MHTYTNLQLQRLALAQQGLLGAAYFGGGITGTLAAIEHLGYVQIDTIARVERAHHHVLWSRVPDYRSPYLNQLLAERQIFEYWFHAASYLPMRDYRFTQRRMAAARDSAQSWHSEISPALMQDILQKVRDEGPLRVRDLEGHKTKGGTWWNWGPGKRALEKLFFQGDLMVSQRIGMEKVYDLKERILPPDLDTRAPDLADYATYLLRSNLRAHGLITFEQLSHLHNDKALKSSLRELLAAQIASGEISALTDCGIPNAYKATAALAISPIASPTVHLLSPFDNAVIHRKRLQQLFGFDYKLECYVPAAKRQYGYFCLPVLFGERFIGRIDCKAHRQAKRLEVMRFHLEGEMPDSDTFAAPFRAKLQQFAEFNGCEAVVFQEECTSDWLEGCG
- a CDS encoding pyridoxamine 5'-phosphate oxidase family protein; protein product: MNAAPSSRTRIRRIPELAVYEREVLHGILDAGYLCHLAFQDENGSHCIPMAYWRINDALYIHGSNGSRLMKHLSSGAEVSIAISHLDGLVLARSAFNHSMNYRSVVIYGKFVTVIEAEQKMAALDAFMDKLAPGRKNEVRSGSKQELGATIVLKITLDEAAAKVRSGGAEDDTKDMHIEVWAGVLPFQTLQAKPVPNEDCKVDAPLYVACWQGGKQGQS
- the pdxR gene encoding MocR-like pyridoxine biosynthesis transcription factor PdxR, with translation MDYALILAQYQRQHLAANYSRQRMLYEALRTAILSQQLLAATRLPATRQLSAELGIARNSVIYAYEQLASEGLVCADQRGTLVAPLSLSLPTSKAEIPQQGLSQRGRAFKTPFIDPDTLAAFTPGVPSLADFPHARWQRLIARSWRNIKPEQLAYGHAAGEPALREAIAGHLRAARGVVCDASQVFITDGTQNSLDLCARLFADAGDLAWIENPGYTGATNAFSTAQLLLRGIAVDQNGINPSPKDWQNHPPRLIYVTPSHQYPLGSVLSLERRLMLIRQAQAVGALIIEDDYDSEFRRDGPPLPAMQGLVPNSPVIYLGTFSKTLFPALRTGFMLVPLQFTQAVEAALAQCHPLGRQIEQIALAEFVRSGEFASHLRRMRKLYSERRDAMSEAITRHFGPLAPIYGGSSGMHLSIKLQPQYPDQIISQQAFSERLIARPLSAYIISPALPCNGYILGYAQVPSAEMDANIAHLARLVKTY